CACGAGATCCCGAAGAGCCGCCAGCACGAGGTGACCCGGACCGATTTCTACCACGGCGGCATCGTCATCGACGATTACGGCGGCCTGCATCCGGGCAAGTACCACCGGGCCCTGCGCGGCCTCGCCCGGCGCCACGGCGCGACCCTGCGCTCGCACGCGCCCGTGCTCTCGGTCGAGCCGTCGGGCGATGGCTTCTACGCCGTCGAGACCGGGCGCGGCCGGATCCGGGCCCGGCATGTCCTCTACGGCACCAACGGCTACAGCGACCGGGCGAGCCCCTACCTGCGCCAGCGGGTGGTGCCGGTACGGAGCTACCAGATCGCCACCGCGCCGCTGCCGCGGGCCCTGATGGACGAGATCAATCCGGGCCGGCGGATGATCACCGATTCGCGCCGCGAGCTGATCTACGCCCGGCCCTCGCCGGACGGCACGCGGCTCCTGTTCGGCAGCCGGCCGGGGATGTTCACCGTGCCGGAGCGCGAGGCCGCGCCCAAGTTGCACGCCCTGATGCGGGCGGTCTGGCCACAACTCGCAGCGGTGCAGGTGACGCATTGCTGGAGCGGCAAGGTCGGCATGACCGCCGACAAGCTCGCCCATCTCGGCCGGCAGGACGGCGTCGATTTCGCGGTCGGCTGCAACGGCAACGGCGTGGCGCTGATGACCTATCTCGGCCACCAGGCGGCGCTGAAGCTTCTGGGCCGCCAGAACCGTCCGAGCGCCTTCGACGCGCCGTCCTTCCCGCGGGTCCCGGTGCCGTTCTACGACGGCAAGCCGTGGTTCCTGCCGGTGGTGAGCGGGTGGTACCACCTGCGGGATGCGGTGGAGCATCGGTTCGCGGGGCGGTGATGGCGTGTCGAAGTCTTTCTGATTCTTCCCCTCGATTGATCCTGCGCACAGACTACCAACTCTCCACGTCATCCCGGGGCTCGACGAAGTCGAGAACCCGGGATCCATAACCGCCGAGGATAACGGAAAAGGTGGAGAGCGTTCCGTCTCAACCTCAACCGTCAGCGGTTATGGATCCCGGCTTCCGCTACGCGGCTCCGGGATGACACTGGGGTCAAAACCCAATCAGCTTGACCGCTTGGGTGCCTGCTTTCGACCCCAAACGGACACGTAAGTGACGCGCGCGATAGCGCCTTCTGCTACAGGCAACGCTTCAGCGACCGCGGCAGCGAAACCGGCTCAAAATGCTCATCGCAAGGCTTCTGCTGGCCGCACTCGCCTATGTTGTGGCGACGGCGGTGCTGTTCGGCAATCCGTTGCAACCGATCGCCTTCGCCACATTCTGGTCAGATAGGCTCGGCGTCCCTCACTGGCGGGTGATCGCTCTCCTCTGCGTCGCGGCATCGGCCTTGATCTTCGCGAGACCCCTCAAAAACACGGTCACGGCTCTCCTCCGGCCTTTGGTGTTCGTGATCCTTGCCGTTCTCCTGCCAACCGCGGTCGTAGGTCTCTACGCGGACGGGATCAGGCATCGCGCGGTTCTCGCCTTCGGCGCGGACGAGGTCGAAGAGCAATCCTTCTTCACATCCATCCGCGAGGCCCCTTCGGAATTCCAGTTTTTCTTGCACACGGTGGCGCTCAAGGGATGCACGCCCTACGCCTGGAGCTATCGGAAGATGGCATTCTTCGTGGTGCCGCCGAACGTGGGGGCAAACGTCTTACCGCAGCACTGGATCACGCGGTGTGGGATCGTCCGGAGTTGATCGACAGCCAAAGCCACCGTCCGCTTCCCACCCCCAACGGCCCTGATTGGGTTTGGACCCTGAGGGTATCAGCGCTGCCGAGCAAGTCGGACAGGCGAACGGGGGACTTGGCGAGCACCCGACAAGCGCGTCGTCGTCCCCTCGAATCATCACGGCAGGCGAGCCGCGAGGCTCGCCTGCCGTTGGTGGTCAGATCACGCCGTCTCGACCCGGCCCGGGCGCTCGCCGCCCGGGCCGGTCGCGCCTCAGCTGCACCCGGTCGTCGAACCGCAGGTGTCGCACTTCAGGCAGGTCCCGTTCCGCACCAGAGTGAAGTTGGCGCATTCCGGGCAGGCCTCGCCGACATAGCCCTTCATCTTCGCCTCCGCCCGGCGGTCCGAGACGGACCGGCCGGCGGCGGCCGGATCCGGCTTGGCGAAGGGGAGGGATTCCACCAGCGCCTCGACCCGGCCGGCGAGCGTCGGCTCGGTCTTCAACGCCACCGAACCCCGCACCGCGTGGACGCTGCCGCCGGCCGGCGCCGTCTGGCCCGTGCTCGGCGCCGCGACGCCCGGGGTGGTGCCGCCGGGACCGCCATGGATCAGCGTCAGCCGATCGCCCGAGCCGCGCAGCAGGCCGCGCGACACGACGTTGTTCGCCGGGACCGAGTCCGAGGTGGCAGGCTTCGTCGGGGCGACGCCGCCGGTCACCGTGGTGCCGATCTCCGAGAGGTCGACATGGGCGAGGTCGTTGCGGCCGAGATACGAGATCGCCAGCTCGCGGAACACGTAGTCGAGCACCGAGGTGGCGTTCTTGATCGCGTCGTTGCCCTGGACGAAGCCGGCCGGCTCGAACCGGGTGAAGGTGAAGGCGTCGACGTACTCCTCCAGCGGCACGCCGTATTGCAGGCCGAGCGAGACCGAGATCGCGAAGTTGTTGATGAAGGCCCGGAGCGCCGAGCCCTCCTTGTTCATGTCGAGGAAGATCTCGCCGAGCCGCCCGTCGTCGTACTCGCCGGTGCGCAGAAAGATGGTGTGGCCGCCGATCTTGGCCTTCTGGGTATAACCCTTGCGGCGGCTCGGCAGCTTCTCCTGCGAGCGCAGGCGCTCGACGCGCTCGACGATGCGCTCGACGATCTTCTCCGTCACCGCGACGGTCTTGGCGGCCGCCGGCATGGCCAGCAGGGCCTCGACCGCATCCTCCTCCTCGTCGGCCTCGTCGCTGATGAGGGCCGAGTTGAGGGGCTGCGACAGCTTCGAGCCGTCGCGGTAGAGGGCGTTGGCCTTCAGCGCCAGGGTCCAGGACAGCCGGTAGGCGTTCTTGCAATCCTCGACCGTGGCGTCGTTCGGCATGTTGATGGTCTTGGAGATCGCCCCCGAGATGAAGGGCTGCGCCGCCGCCATCATGCGGATGTGGCTCTCGACCGAGAGGTAGCGCTTGCCGATCCGGCCGCACGGATTGGCGCAGTCGAAGACCGGGTAATGCTCAGGCCGGAGGTGCGGCGCGCCCTCGAGCGTCATCGCCCCGCAGATATGGACGTTGGCGGCCTCGATGTCCTTGCGGCTGAAGCCGAGGAAGGTCAGCAGGTCGAAGGACGGGTCGGCGAGCTTGTCTGCCGGCACCTTCAGGGTCTGGGTGAGGAAATCCTCGCCGAGGGTCCAGCGGTTGAACACGAACTTGATGTCGAAGGCCGATTTCAAGCCCGCTTCCACCGCCGCGATCTTGTCGTCGGTGAAGCCCTTGGCGCGCAACGAGCCCGGGTTGATCGCCGGGGCCTGGCCGAGCGAGCCGTGGCCGACGGCGTAGGCCTCGATCTCGGCGATCTCGGCCTCGCGGTAGCCGAGGCTGCGCAGGGCATCCGGCACCGCCCGGTTGATGATCTTGAAGTAGCCGCCGCCGGCGAGCTTCTTGAACTTCACGAGCGCGAAGTCGGGCTCGATGCCGGTGGTGTCGCAATCCATGACGAGGCCGATCGTGCCGGTCGGCGCGATGACGGTGGCTTGCGCGTTGCGGTAGCCGTGCTCCTCGCCGAGCTGCAGGGCCCGATCCCAGGCGGTCTTGGCGTGCTCCACCAGCTCGCCCTGGGGGCAGCCGGCATGGTCGAGCGGCACCGGGTTGGTGTTGAGGAACTCGTAGCCTTCCGCCTCGCCGTACGCGGCCCGGCGATGGTTGCGGATCACCCGCAGCATCGCGTCGGCATTCTCCTCGTAGGCCGGGAAGGGCCCGAGCTCCTTCGCCATCTCGGCCGAGGTGGCGTAGGACACGCCCGTCATGATCGCCGTCAGTGCACCGGCCAGCGCCCGGCCCTCACGGGAATCGTAGGGCAAGCCCATGGTCATCAAGAGGCCGCCGATATTGGCGTAGCCGAGGCCTAGTGTCCGGTACTTGTAGGAGAGGTCGGCGATCTCGCGGCTCGGGAACTGCGCCATCAGCACCGAGATCTCGAGGACCACGGTCCAGAGCCGGCACAGGTGCTCGTAGCCCTCGACGTCGAAGCGCTTGGCGCCGCGGTCGTAGAGCGCCAGCAGGTTCGCCGAGGCGAGGTTGCAGGCGGTGTCGTCGAGGAACATGTACTCGGAGCACGGGTTCGAGGCCCGGATCCGCCCGCCCGCCGGGCAGGTGTGCCAGTCGTTCATCGTGGTGTTGAAGTGCAGGCCGGGATCGGCCGAGGCCCAGGCGGCCTCCGCGATCTTGTCCCACAGCTCGGCCGCCTTGACGGTCTTCGCCACCTTGTCGCTCGTGCGGTGGGTCAGCGTCCAGTCAGCGTCCCGGTCGACTGCGCGCAGGAAGTCGTCGGTCAGCGAAACCGAGTTGTTCGAGTTCTGGCCCGAGACGGTGAGGTAGGCCTCGGAATCCCAGTCGGTGTCGTAGATCGGGAAGGAGATGTCGGTGTAGCCCTGGCGGGCGTACTGGATCACCCGCTTGATCGCGGCGTCCGGCACCATCGCCTTGCGGGCGGCCTTGACCTCGCGCTTCAGCGCCGGGTTGCGGTCGGGATCGAAGCAGGCGTCCCCGGCGGCCTCGCAGTTGACGCAGGCCTTCATCACCGCCTTGAGGTGCTTCGACACCACCTTGGAGCCGGTGACGAGGGCGGCGACCTTCTGCTCCTCCTTGACCTTCCAGTCGATGAAGGCCTCGACGTCGGGGTGATCGATGTCGACGATCACCATCTTGGCGGCGCGCCGCGTCGTGCCGCCGGACTTGATCGCGCCGGCGGCCCGGTCGCCGATCTTGAGGAAGCTCATCAGGCCCGAGGACTTGCCGCCGCCGGCAAGCTTCTCGTTCTCGCCGCGCAACCGCGAAAAGTTCGAGCCGGTGCCCGAGCCGTACTTGAACAGGCGGGCTTCCCGCACCCACAGGTCCATGATGCCGCCCTCGTTGACGAGGTCGTCGGCGACGGACTGGATGAAGCAGGCGTGGGGCTGTGGGTGCTCGTAGGCGGTCGCCGATTGAGTCAGCTCGCCGGCCTTGTAGTCGACGTAGAAGTGGCCCTGCGCCGGACCGTCGATGCCGTAGGCCCAGTGCAGGCCGGTGTTGAACCATTGCGGCGAGTTCGGCGCCACCATCTGGCGGGCGAGCATCGCGCGCAGCTCGTCGTGGAACGCGGCCGCGTCCTCCTCGCTCGAGAAGTAGCCGCCCTTCCAGCCCCAGTAGGTCCAGCAGCCGGCCAGCCGATCGAAGACCTGCGTCGCCGAGGTCTCGGAGCCGGTCCGCTCACCCTCGGGGAGGGCGGCCAGAGCCGCCTCGTCCGGCACCGAGCGCCACAGGAACGACGGGACGCCGTTCTCCTCGACCTTCTTCAGCGCCTTCGGAACGCCGGCCTTGCGGAAGTACTTCTGGGCCAGCACGTCGCAGGCGACCTGGCTCCAGGCCTCCGGCACGTCGATGCCGTCGAGGCGGAACACCACCGAGCCGTCCGGATTGCGGATCTCGCTCACGGCCTTGCGGAACGGGATGCTGGCATAGGGCGATTGCCCCGCGGTGGTGATGCGACGCTCGAACCGCATGGGATACTCTCCGGTCACGAACAGCCGGGGACCGCCCGCATGACAGCGGGGTCCGCCGGTTACAAGGAAGGGCGGGGACGCTCGGGTTGAGGTGGACGAGCCTTCAGCCCCTCGGGGCCGCCCGTCCTGTCAGCCTGGAAACTACCGACCATGGCAGCCCCACGTCAATAACTAGTGTCGACGGACTCCGTTCCTCGCTAGATGTTGTGGTGGAGGGCGGAATCCTGTGGATGGCGGCGAACCTCCGCCTAAGCTCGCGCCCGGCTTGGCGGAATCGGCCCAAGACCGGTGCCGGTTCACAGCCGGCGCAGCATCCGACCACCGATTTGTTCACAGGTCGTTGCGAATCGGGGCCCCGCGCCGGGGGCGGGAGCGCCCCGCGCACAGGAATCGTGCTGCGGCGCGGGACGCGCTGGACATCCGGGAGTCCTCTCACCATAGTCCCGCGCGAGTTGAGGGGGGCTTCCCCCCGTTCCCGAGGGCCTCAGGTCCCAGAGACGGTCGCGATGGCGCTGAAAGACACCCTGCTTCGGATCTTCACCTGGTGGAGCGGCTCGACCGTCAGCCTGGAATTCTACACCAAGCGCCGCGGCAGCTTCGTGGGCGAGGACGAGTTCGGCAACCGCTACTACCGGGCGCAAGGCCCGCTGATCGACGCCTCGGTCGGCTCGGAGCGGCGCTGGGTGATCTATAACGGCTACGCCGACGCCTCGAAGGTGCCGCCCGGCTGGCGCGGCTGGCTCTGCCACGCCACCGACGTGCCGCCCTCCGAGGAATCTTACGTCCCGCGCGAGTGGCAGAAGCCGCACGAGGAGAACCTCACCGGGACGGTGGCGGCCTACCGGCCGCGGGGCTCGCAGCTCTCCTACGGCCAGCGGCCGGCGGCGACCGGCGACTACGTGCCGTGGGTGCCGGGCGAGTAAGTGATCCCCGGCGAGTAAGCCGACCCGCCCTTTTTCCACCATCCTCCTTGTGTCTATCGCGGGCGGGCCGACGGGGCCCGCGCGCCCGCTTCCTTCGGGCGCGAGAGGCCGGGTAAGGCCTGCCGAACTTCGAGCCGGGAGCGACTGGGTTTTGAGCCGCATGACCGCACGCCGCGCCGCGGGCGCCTTCCTGCTCCTCGGCGGTGCCCTCCTGGGCACGAGCGCGCCGGCTTGGGCCGACAAGATCCGCAACCCGACCGCGGTGTTTTCCGGCCTCGACAAGATCACCGGCCGCATCGTCTCCTTCGAGGTGGCGGTGGACGAGACGGTGCAGTTCGGCGCGCTCCAGCTCACCCCGCGGGTCTGCTACACGCGGCCCCCGACCGAGAGCGCCAAGACGACGGCCTTCCTGGAGGTCGACGAGGTCACCCTCGAGAACAAGTACCGCCGGATCTTCACCGGCTGGATGTTCGCCTCGAGCCCGGGCCTGCACGCGATCGAGCATCCGATCTACGACGTGTGGCTGGTCGACTGCAAAGGCGGCACCGACATCGTGGCCGAGCCGAAGGAGCAGGAGGATGCGCCGGTGGCCGCCGCGAAGCCGGAGGGCCGCAAGCGCCGCGAGCAGGCCCGCGGCGAGGAGGCGCCCCGTTCGCGCCAGGTGAACCGCCAGGGCCAGGTCGATGTCGAGCCGTTGCGCGGCACGCCGGTCCAGCCGCGCCAGTCGCCGTCGCGTCGCTTCTTCCCGACCAACGACACCCCGCCGCCCGGCGCCGACCCGATGAACCCGAACCCGCGCTGAGGCGCGGGTCGTGCCGGGGATGGGTCGACTTCCCCGGACGGCACGCCGCGAGGCCCGTGACGCTCGTCGTGTGCGCCCGAGACGACGGGAACTGCACCGCGCCGGCAGGGATCCTCAGCGATGACCAACTACGTGACGGCGCGCTGCAAGGTCCGCGGATCCTCGGCCGACGTGGTGGCTTTCCGGGCCCTGATGGTCGAGGATCCGCCGCTCCACGAGCCTCCCTACGCGGGCCTCGTGGCTCGGCTGCGCGCCCTGCTGGGACGGACCGCGCCCGAGCAGCGCCCCTCGCCGCCCTCGACATTCGACTTCAACCGCATCCTGCCGATGCCGGGCACGCTGGCGGACGGCCCCGAGCGGACCGCGTGGGCTCTGGAACACTGGGGCACGCAGCGCAACGCGGACGCCTACGACGAGTTGGCGCGGACCGACGACGGTGCGGGCGGCGCGACACTGGAGTTCGTCCTGGCGACGGCGTGGAGCTTTCCGACTCCGGTGTTCGAGGCTTTGCACCGACGCTTTCCGGCCTTGCGCGTCGACGTGGTCGGCTTCGAGGAAGCCTGGCATTTCGCGGTCGTGGGGGCTTACGGCCCCGGGGAGACCGGGGCGGTCGAGGTCGACCCGACGGCCGAGATCTACACCCGCGTGTATGGCGTGCCGCCCGAGCCCGACGAGGTGCCGTGACGGCGTGTCCGGCACCTGCCCCGTGAAGCCCGCGCGGCATCCGACATCCACGAAGCCTGTCGGGATTGATCGTGCTCTCATCCGGGGTGGCCGCCCGCATCATGGGCACATGCAAGCCGACGGCGCATCTTTGGGCGCCAGCTCGTGATCGATTTCACGTCTTTCTGCTGCGGCTCTCGGCGTCCTGCTGTACGCTGAGGCAGGGATGCCCGCACGAGACGGGCGCCCGGAGGATGCGGGCCCAAGGGAGACGACCATGCGCGACATCCCACGGGCGCAGGATGCGCCGCTGCCCGACGCCGAGAGTACCGCCTGGTGGGCGGCGATGCCCCTCGACCTCTGGGGCGTGGTGCTGGCGGTGATCGCCGCGGGCGGGCTGAAGCTCGCCGGCATTCTTCCATAGGCATCCTGCCTTCAGCCCTCCACGCCGCCGTCGCACTCTCGCCCCAGCTTCGGACCAGATTTCCCTGCAAGAGTTTCGCAAGAAACAGCCGGCACGATCCGTGCGTGGTTCGATAGCGACTCAGGTTCGCGCGCAGGAGGACGGTTCCATGCTGATGGCTTTCGTCGGACGCCTCACCCAGCGTTGGCGGGATCTCATCGCCGAGGTCATGGATCCCTACCGCCCCGAATTGCACTACATGCGCGGCCCCGGCCCGCGCTGGCGCGAGCGGCATCCGGAGGGCTGAGGCGACCGGCTTCGGCTTGCGCGCCGGCGCCGACCGGGTCCAACTCGCGGACCCGTTCCCTGACCGGAGCCCGCCCCGTGAGCGCCGCGCGAGACCCCGCCCAGACCGACGCCGCCCAGAAATTCGACGGCTCCCGCGCCGCGGAGTACGAGCAGCAGAGCCGCATCGCGCTTGCCGGCTACGAGGCCTGCCACGAGCTCTCCGCCTGCATGCTGGCCGCCGCCATCGGCTCAGGCCGCGACGCGCGGGTGCTGGTGGCGGGCGCCGGCGGCGGCGCCAAGGAGATCGTCACCGCGGCGGCGCTCGAGCCGCGCTGGCGCTTCACCGCGGTCGATCCGTCCGAGCCGATGCTGGCGCTGGCGGTCGCCCGGCTGGAGGAGAGGGGGCTGACGGAGCGCACGGCGGTCGTGCGCGGCACGGTCGCCGACCTGCCGGAGAGCGAGGCCTTCGACGCCGCGACCCTGATCGGTGTCCTCCACCACCTGCCCGGCGATGGGGCGAAGCAGGCCATTCTGCGCGACATCGCCCGGCGCCTGGCGCCGGGCGCGCCGCTGATCCTCGCCGGCAACCATCAGGCTTACGCGAGTCAGCCGCTGCTGCTCGCCGCCTGGGGCGAGCGCTGGCGCCAGCAGGGCGCCGGGCCCGACGAGGTCGCGGCGAAGCGCGCGAAGATTCTGCAGGGGGCGGACCCGCCGCATTCGGAGCAGGCGGTGGCCGACCTGCTGCGCGAGAGCGGCTTCGGCCCGCCGTTGCGGTTCTTCTCCAGCCTGTTCTGGGGCGCCTGGATCGCCCGGCGGGCTCCGGACGCTCCGTGAGCGCCGGACCGCCCGGTGCCCGGGCGGTCCGTTCCGGATCAGGCGGCCGGCACCGCCTCGGCGAGCGTCGCAGGCCGGTCGGAGAGCCGGCTCGCGACCACGAGCCCGATCAGCGCCGAGGCCGCGATGATGAGGCCCGGCGCCGCCGCCCAGCCCGTGGCGCCGATGAGCGCGTTGGCGACGAGCGGCCCGAGGCCGCTGAGCAGGGTGAAGCCGATATTGAGCGAGAGCGCGACGCCGCTGAACCGCACCCGGGTCGGGAAGAGCCCGGCGAGCAGGAAGGCGAAGCTGCCATTGGCCCCGGCCACCGCCATGGTGAGGAGCGGCAGCACCACGAACAGGTTCGCCCCGCCCCGCGCCAGCACCTGGTAGGCCGGGATCACCCCGATCAGGACGATCAGGCCTGAGGCCTGCATCAGGCGGCGCGGCGGCACCCGGTCGGCGAAGAACGAGGCGAAGAGCAGCGAAGCCGACATGGCGAAGAGCGCGACGTTCATCGCCAGCGCCACCTCGCGCGGCGGATACTTCAGCACCTGGATCAGGTAGGCCGGCATGTGGGCGAACAGGATGCCGTTGAAGCCGGCCGTCAGCGCCACCACGCCGATGCCGAGGAGCACCGCCCGGCGATGATCGCGCAGCACCTCGCCGATCGGCCGGCGGGCGGCGCGGTGCTGAAGGCGCAGGAACTCGGGCGTCTCTTCCAGCGAGCGCCGCAGCACGAAGCTGACGAGCCCGACGATGCCGCCGAACAGGAAGGCGATGCGCCAGCCGTACTCGGCCATGGCGGCCGCCGGCAGCCAGGATTGCAGGGCGAGGTTGACGAGGGCGGCGAGCAGCACGCCGCCGTTCACGAGGCAGAAGACGATGCCGCAGGCGAGGCCGGGGCGGCGCGAGGCGGTCTCGACCACGAAGGTGATGGCGCCGGGGAGCTCGCCGCCGATGCACAGCCCCTGCACGAAGCGCAACGTCACGAGGAGCAAGGTCGCCCAGACGCCCCAGGAGGCGTAAGGAGGAACGAGGCCCATGCCGAGCGTGCAGGCCGACATGGTGAAGACGGTGACCACGAACACGGTCTTGCGGCCGTAGCGGTCGCCGAAATGGCTCAGCACCAGGCCGCCGAGCGGCCGGGCGAGGTAGCCGACCGCGAACACCGCCAGCGACAGGCTCAGGGCCGCGACGGGATCGCTCGCCGGGAAGAACGCGGCGGCGATGTCCTTCGCAAAAATCCCGTAGACGATGAAGTCGTAGTATTCGAGCCCGCCGCCGAGGCTCGCGAGCAGCGTCATCTTCCATTGGCGGCGGGTGAGATCGCTCCCGCTGCTCACGTCAGGTGTCATCGTGGTGTCCTCCGGAGCGTTCTTGTCCTTGTGCCCCGGAGGCCCCTTACTGCGGTTCGGTCCGCCTCGCCATATCGCGCCGGCTACATCACCGCGCCGATCTGCCAGGGCACGAACTCGGCATCCCCGTAGCCGAACCCTTCCGACTTGGTGCGCTCGCCCGAGGCCACGCGCAGGATCGTCTCGAAGATCTGGCGGCCCTTCTCGTCGATCGAGACACCGTCGAGCACGTCGCCGCAATCGATGTCCATGTCGTCCTGCATCCGCCGGTACATCTCGCTGTTGGTGGCGAGCTTGATCGACGGGGTCGGCTTGCAACCGTAGGCCGAGCCGCGGCCGGTGGTGAAGCAGAGCACGTTGGCCCCGCCCGCGACCTGTCCGGTCGCCGCCACCGGATCGAAGCCGGGCGTGTCCATGTAGACGAAGCCCTTGGCCGTCACCGGCTCGGCGTAGCGGTAGACGCCGGTGAGCGTGGTCGAGCCGCCCTTGGCGGTGGCGCCGAGGGACTTCTCCAGGATGGTGGTCAGACCGCCGGCCTTGTTGCCGGGGGAGGGGTTGTTGTTCATTTCGCCGCCGTTGCGGGCGGTGTAGGCCTCCCACCAATGGATCATCTCGACGAGCTTGTGGCCGATCTCCGGCGTCGCGGCGCGCGCCGTCAGCAGGTGCTCGGCGCCGTAGATCTCCGGCGTCTCGGAGAGGATCGCGGTGCCGCCCTCGGAGACCAGCCGGTCGACCGCCGCGCCGAGCGCCGGGTTGGCGGTGATGCCCGAATAGCCGTCCGACCCGCCGCATTGCAGCGCCAGCATCAGCTCGGAGGCCGGCACGGTCTCGCGCTTGGCCTTCGCGACGGCCGGTAGCATCTCGCGGAGCGCCGCGACGCCGGCCTCGATGGTGCGGCGCGTGCCGCCGGTGTCCTGGATGGTGAAGCTGCGGAAGGTCTCGCTCTCCTCGATGCCGTAGGCGCGCTTCCAGCGGTCGATCTGCAGGCCCTCGCAGCCGAGGCCCACCATGATCACGCCGCCCATGTTCGGGTTGGCGGCGTAGCCCCACAGCGTGCGCTTGAGGATGTCGGCGCCCTCGCCCTGGATGTCGTAGCCGCAGCCGGTGCCGTGGGTCAGCGGAATGATGCCGTCGATCCCCGGAAATTCGTCGAGGAGGCCGGAGCGGCGCGCTTCCTCCGCGATGAAGCGCGCGACCGTGGCCGAGCAGTTCACCGAGGTGAGCACGCCGACATAGTTGCGGGTGCCGACCCGGCCGTCGGCCCGGCGGTAGCCCTCGAAGGTGGCGCGCTGGGCCTCCGGCACCATCGCGACGGGGCGCGCCTCCTCGCAGAAGCGGTAGTCGCGGGCGAAGTCGCCCTTGTCCTCGCCTAAGCCCACGTTGTGCTCGTGCACCCACTCGCCCGGCGCGATGGCGCGGCTGGCAAAGCCGATGATCTGGCCGAACTTCCGGATCGGCCCGCCCTCGGGGATCGTCACCACCGCGAATTTGTGGCCCCGCGGCACGCGCGCCGAGGCGGTCACGCCCTCAACGGTGGCGCCGGGCACGATCGGATCCACCGCCACCACGACGTTGTCCTCGTGGCTGAGGCGCACGATGCGGGGGTTGGTGGGGTGGAGGGGCGTGGGGGAGGACATGGATGGGACCTTCAAAACCTGGATCGATGTATACGGCCGTTCCGGGCGCCTTGGAATCTCATCCCACCCTCAACCTCATCCTGAGGTGCGACCGGAGGGAGCCTCGAAGGAGGCTTCCAGAGGCCTCTGCGATATCTGGAGCCCTCCTTCGAGGCTCCCTCCGGTCGCACCTCAGGATGAGGTTGAGGGCGAGAGAACGCCTCGATA
This is a stretch of genomic DNA from Methylobacterium sp. 17Sr1-1. It encodes these proteins:
- a CDS encoding FAD-binding oxidoreductase, yielding MPDPAALLAEGFTTDPYWWDAAAPETARDPLPDETDVLVVGSGYCGLSAAAELARNGVSVTVVDAEELGAGASTRSGGMVSSGQKLVIGGAIKGVDAARMARLLEDSLSSYEHLKTLIREEALDADLGVVGRYFAAYVPRHYDRLRRNGELLARHTGVTVHEIPKSRQHEVTRTDFYHGGIVIDDYGGLHPGKYHRALRGLARRHGATLRSHAPVLSVEPSGDGFYAVETGRGRIRARHVLYGTNGYSDRASPYLRQRVVPVRSYQIATAPLPRALMDEINPGRRMITDSRRELIYARPSPDGTRLLFGSRPGMFTVPEREAAPKLHALMRAVWPQLAAVQVTHCWSGKVGMTADKLAHLGRQDGVDFAVGCNGNGVALMTYLGHQAALKLLGRQNRPSAFDAPSFPRVPVPFYDGKPWFLPVVSGWYHLRDAVEHRFAGR
- a CDS encoding vitamin B12-dependent ribonucleotide reductase; translation: MRFERRITTAGQSPYASIPFRKAVSEIRNPDGSVVFRLDGIDVPEAWSQVACDVLAQKYFRKAGVPKALKKVEENGVPSFLWRSVPDEAALAALPEGERTGSETSATQVFDRLAGCWTYWGWKGGYFSSEEDAAAFHDELRAMLARQMVAPNSPQWFNTGLHWAYGIDGPAQGHFYVDYKAGELTQSATAYEHPQPHACFIQSVADDLVNEGGIMDLWVREARLFKYGSGTGSNFSRLRGENEKLAGGGKSSGLMSFLKIGDRAAGAIKSGGTTRRAAKMVIVDIDHPDVEAFIDWKVKEEQKVAALVTGSKVVSKHLKAVMKACVNCEAAGDACFDPDRNPALKREVKAARKAMVPDAAIKRVIQYARQGYTDISFPIYDTDWDSEAYLTVSGQNSNNSVSLTDDFLRAVDRDADWTLTHRTSDKVAKTVKAAELWDKIAEAAWASADPGLHFNTTMNDWHTCPAGGRIRASNPCSEYMFLDDTACNLASANLLALYDRGAKRFDVEGYEHLCRLWTVVLEISVLMAQFPSREIADLSYKYRTLGLGYANIGGLLMTMGLPYDSREGRALAGALTAIMTGVSYATSAEMAKELGPFPAYEENADAMLRVIRNHRRAAYGEAEGYEFLNTNPVPLDHAGCPQGELVEHAKTAWDRALQLGEEHGYRNAQATVIAPTGTIGLVMDCDTTGIEPDFALVKFKKLAGGGYFKIINRAVPDALRSLGYREAEIAEIEAYAVGHGSLGQAPAINPGSLRAKGFTDDKIAAVEAGLKSAFDIKFVFNRWTLGEDFLTQTLKVPADKLADPSFDLLTFLGFSRKDIEAANVHICGAMTLEGAPHLRPEHYPVFDCANPCGRIGKRYLSVESHIRMMAAAQPFISGAISKTINMPNDATVEDCKNAYRLSWTLALKANALYRDGSKLSQPLNSALISDEADEEEDAVEALLAMPAAAKTVAVTEKIVERIVERVERLRSQEKLPSRRKGYTQKAKIGGHTIFLRTGEYDDGRLGEIFLDMNKEGSALRAFINNFAISVSLGLQYGVPLEEYVDAFTFTRFEPAGFVQGNDAIKNATSVLDYVFRELAISYLGRNDLAHVDLSEIGTTVTGGVAPTKPATSDSVPANNVVSRGLLRGSGDRLTLIHGGPGGTTPGVAAPSTGQTAPAGGSVHAVRGSVALKTEPTLAGRVEALVESLPFAKPDPAAAGRSVSDRRAEAKMKGYVGEACPECANFTLVRNGTCLKCDTCGSTTGCS
- a CDS encoding NADH:ubiquinone oxidoreductase subunit NDUFA12, with translation MALKDTLLRIFTWWSGSTVSLEFYTKRRGSFVGEDEFGNRYYRAQGPLIDASVGSERRWVIYNGYADASKVPPGWRGWLCHATDVPPSEESYVPREWQKPHEENLTGTVAAYRPRGSQLSYGQRPAATGDYVPWVPGE
- a CDS encoding DUF2155 domain-containing protein, whose amino-acid sequence is MSRMTARRAAGAFLLLGGALLGTSAPAWADKIRNPTAVFSGLDKITGRIVSFEVAVDETVQFGALQLTPRVCYTRPPTESAKTTAFLEVDEVTLENKYRRIFTGWMFASSPGLHAIEHPIYDVWLVDCKGGTDIVAEPKEQEDAPVAAAKPEGRKRREQARGEEAPRSRQVNRQGQVDVEPLRGTPVQPRQSPSRRFFPTNDTPPPGADPMNPNPR
- a CDS encoding class I SAM-dependent methyltransferase, which translates into the protein MSAARDPAQTDAAQKFDGSRAAEYEQQSRIALAGYEACHELSACMLAAAIGSGRDARVLVAGAGGGAKEIVTAAALEPRWRFTAVDPSEPMLALAVARLEERGLTERTAVVRGTVADLPESEAFDAATLIGVLHHLPGDGAKQAILRDIARRLAPGAPLILAGNHQAYASQPLLLAAWGERWRQQGAGPDEVAAKRAKILQGADPPHSEQAVADLLRESGFGPPLRFFSSLFWGAWIARRAPDAP
- a CDS encoding MFS transporter, translating into MTPDVSSGSDLTRRQWKMTLLASLGGGLEYYDFIVYGIFAKDIAAAFFPASDPVAALSLSLAVFAVGYLARPLGGLVLSHFGDRYGRKTVFVVTVFTMSACTLGMGLVPPYASWGVWATLLLVTLRFVQGLCIGGELPGAITFVVETASRRPGLACGIVFCLVNGGVLLAALVNLALQSWLPAAAMAEYGWRIAFLFGGIVGLVSFVLRRSLEETPEFLRLQHRAARRPIGEVLRDHRRAVLLGIGVVALTAGFNGILFAHMPAYLIQVLKYPPREVALAMNVALFAMSASLLFASFFADRVPPRRLMQASGLIVLIGVIPAYQVLARGGANLFVVLPLLTMAVAGANGSFAFLLAGLFPTRVRFSGVALSLNIGFTLLSGLGPLVANALIGATGWAAAPGLIIAASALIGLVVASRLSDRPATLAEAVPAA